One window from the genome of Paracoccus zhejiangensis encodes:
- a CDS encoding branched-chain amino acid ABC transporter permease: protein MTNLLLLQLLNGLQFGVLLFLIAAGLTLVFGIMDFVNLAHGVIYMIGAYLVVTFAGLTGSYGLGLLLTLPATLLIGLVLEFLIFRHLYDRSHLDQVLATFGLVMVITEAVEIIWGAAPLTVSMPEALSGSVPLIGPLRYPVFRLAIIAAGLLTALGLWLVITRTRIGMRLRAGASNRAMLSALGVDVRRLFTVIFAFGAMLAGFAGAMVAPILAVDTGMGESVLILAFVVIVIGGIGSIKGAFAGALLVGVVDTVGRVFGPILLKAVMDPSAAAQAGRTLAPMLVYILMALILAIRPAGLFGQKT, encoded by the coding sequence ATGACCAATCTTCTGCTCCTGCAATTGCTGAACGGGCTGCAGTTCGGCGTGCTGCTGTTCCTGATCGCCGCCGGACTGACGCTGGTGTTCGGGATCATGGATTTCGTGAACCTCGCCCATGGCGTGATCTACATGATCGGCGCCTATCTGGTCGTCACCTTTGCGGGCTTGACCGGCAGCTACGGCCTTGGCCTCTTGCTGACGCTGCCCGCAACGCTGCTGATCGGGCTGGTGCTGGAGTTCCTGATCTTCCGCCATCTCTATGACCGAAGTCATCTCGATCAGGTGCTGGCGACCTTTGGCCTCGTCATGGTCATCACCGAGGCGGTCGAGATCATCTGGGGCGCGGCGCCGCTGACCGTTTCCATGCCCGAGGCGCTGTCGGGCTCGGTCCCGCTGATCGGGCCGCTGCGCTATCCGGTGTTCCGGCTGGCGATCATCGCGGCAGGTCTATTGACCGCGCTTGGCCTGTGGCTGGTGATCACCCGAACGCGGATCGGGATGCGGCTCAGGGCAGGGGCCTCGAACCGGGCCATGCTGTCGGCGCTTGGCGTCGATGTGCGCAGGCTGTTCACGGTGATCTTCGCCTTTGGCGCGATGCTGGCCGGGTTTGCCGGGGCGATGGTCGCGCCGATCCTTGCCGTCGATACCGGCATGGGGGAAAGCGTGCTGATCCTCGCCTTCGTGGTCATCGTCATCGGCGGCATCGGCTCGATCAAGGGCGCCTTCGCCGGGGCGCTGCTGGTCGGCGTCGTCGACACGGTGGGCCGCGTCTTCGGCCCGATCCTCCTGAAGGCGGTGATGGACCCGTCCGCCGCCGCACAGGCCGGGCGGACGCTGGCGCCGATGCTGGTCTATATCCTGATGGCGCTGATCCTCGCGATCCGGCCGGCAGGCCTTTTCGGGCAGAAGACATGA
- a CDS encoding branched-chain amino acid ABC transporter permease, producing the protein MSPRLRNIAAIVIFGGFALLPLLAGMLGESFLIVIATRILAFAIAALALDLILGYGGMVSFGHAAYLGIGAYAVAILQRAGITDLGLHLLAAIVAAAPFALVTGAISLRTRGVYFIMITLAFAQMAYFFFVSLSAYGGDDGVTLAARSTLLGEPLLENDRVLFYVTLGLLLAIYLLALRITQSRFGRVLTGTRENPVRMQAIGYSPFRFQLTAYVISGCLAAVAGVMLANQTEFVSPALMNWHRSGELIVMVVLGGIGNLIGAVGGAVIALLLEEFLSRFSEHWPLFFGLILIGVVLASRDGVSGLIRRIGGAK; encoded by the coding sequence ATGAGCCCGCGCCTGCGCAATATCGCCGCGATCGTTATCTTTGGCGGCTTTGCCCTGCTGCCGCTGCTGGCCGGGATGCTGGGCGAAAGCTTCCTGATCGTCATCGCGACCCGTATCCTGGCATTCGCCATTGCCGCCTTGGCGCTGGACCTGATCCTTGGCTATGGCGGCATGGTCAGCTTTGGCCACGCCGCCTATCTGGGGATCGGAGCCTATGCGGTGGCGATCCTGCAGCGCGCCGGCATCACCGATTTGGGACTGCACCTGCTGGCCGCCATCGTCGCGGCGGCACCCTTCGCGCTCGTCACCGGGGCGATCTCGCTGAGGACGCGCGGGGTCTACTTCATCATGATCACGCTGGCCTTCGCTCAGATGGCCTATTTCTTCTTCGTCTCGCTCTCGGCCTATGGCGGCGATGACGGGGTGACGCTGGCCGCGCGCTCGACGCTGCTGGGCGAGCCGCTCTTGGAAAATGACCGGGTGCTGTTCTACGTCACCCTCGGCCTGCTGCTCGCGATCTATCTGCTGGCGCTGAGGATCACCCAGTCGCGCTTTGGCCGGGTGCTGACCGGCACGCGTGAGAACCCGGTGAGGATGCAGGCCATCGGCTATTCACCCTTCCGCTTCCAGCTGACCGCCTATGTCATCTCGGGCTGCTTGGCGGCGGTGGCAGGGGTGATGCTGGCCAACCAGACCGAGTTCGTCTCGCCTGCGCTGATGAACTGGCACCGCTCGGGCGAGCTGATCGTGATGGTGGTGCTGGGCGGCATCGGCAACCTGATCGGTGCGGTTGGCGGCGCGGTGATCGCGCTGCTGCTCGAGGAATTTCTGTCACGCTTTTCCGAGCATTGGCCGCTGTTCTTCGGGCTGATCCTGATCGGGGTGGTGCTGGCCTCGCGCGATGGCGTTAGCGGGCTGATCCGCCGGATCGGAGGCGCGAAATGA
- a CDS encoding ABC transporter ATP-binding protein, with protein MSLLEVQNLCKSYGALTVTDDVCLSVEEGELHAIIGPNGAGKTTLISQLSGQLPSNSGKVRFNGADITRLAMPQRVRRGLSRSFQITSILPAFSVLENVSTAVQAREGSSFRFFAPVASETALNDQARAALARVGLEGRAEVRAGSLSHGEKRQLELAIALATNPRLLLLDEPLAGTSGPEAERLIRVIGSLKGEVTVLLIEHDMDAVFALADRISVLVYGRLIATGTGEAIRADRQVRSAYLGEDA; from the coding sequence ATGAGCCTGCTCGAAGTGCAGAACCTGTGCAAATCCTATGGCGCGCTGACCGTCACCGATGATGTCTGCCTCTCGGTCGAGGAGGGCGAGTTGCACGCCATCATCGGCCCGAACGGCGCCGGCAAGACCACGCTGATCTCGCAGCTGTCCGGTCAACTGCCCAGCAATAGCGGCAAAGTCCGCTTCAACGGCGCCGACATCACCCGGCTGGCCATGCCGCAACGGGTGCGGCGGGGACTGTCGCGCAGCTTCCAGATCACCTCAATCCTGCCGGCCTTCTCGGTTCTGGAAAATGTTTCTACCGCCGTTCAGGCCCGCGAAGGCAGCAGCTTCCGCTTCTTCGCCCCGGTGGCATCCGAGACCGCGCTGAACGATCAGGCCCGCGCCGCTCTGGCCCGCGTCGGGCTGGAGGGCCGGGCCGAGGTCCGCGCCGGATCGCTGAGCCATGGCGAGAAGCGGCAACTGGAACTGGCGATTGCGCTGGCCACCAATCCGCGCCTCTTGCTGCTGGACGAGCCGCTGGCCGGCACGTCGGGCCCCGAGGCCGAGCGGCTGATCCGGGTCATCGGCAGCCTGAAGGGCGAGGTGACGGTGCTGCTCATCGAGCATGACATGGACGCGGTCTTTGCGCTTGCGGATCGCATCAGTGTGCTGGTCTATGGCCGCCTCATCGCCACCGGCACCGGCGAGGCGATCCGCGCCGACCGGCAGGTGCGCAGCGCCTACCTGGGAGAGGACGCCTGA
- a CDS encoding ABC transporter ATP-binding protein yields the protein MLRVEGLQAGFGESLVLHGIDLHVDPGEVVTLLGRNGMGKTTTISTIFGLLPARAGRVSVGGTDLTRAAPHRRAQAGLGLVPEGRQIFPRLDVRENLVATARPGAWTLDRVLALFPRLGERAGHMGHQLSGGEQQMLAIGRALMTNPRLVVLDEATEGLAPLIRDEIWACLAALKAEGEAILIVDKNVDALTRLADRHVVIEKGRVVWTGSNAEMAASDAVKDRYLHV from the coding sequence ATGCTGCGGGTCGAGGGATTGCAGGCGGGCTTTGGCGAAAGCCTGGTGCTGCACGGCATCGACCTGCATGTCGATCCGGGCGAGGTGGTCACGCTTCTGGGCCGCAACGGCATGGGCAAGACCACCACCATCAGCACCATCTTCGGCCTGCTGCCGGCCCGCGCCGGCCGGGTCAGTGTGGGCGGCACCGATCTGACCCGCGCCGCGCCGCATCGCCGCGCGCAGGCCGGGCTGGGGCTGGTGCCCGAGGGACGGCAGATCTTTCCCCGGCTCGACGTGCGCGAGAACCTGGTCGCCACCGCGCGCCCGGGTGCCTGGACGCTGGACCGGGTTCTGGCGCTGTTTCCCCGGCTTGGCGAGCGTGCCGGGCATATGGGCCACCAGCTTTCGGGCGGCGAACAGCAGATGCTGGCCATCGGCCGGGCGCTGATGACGAACCCGCGCCTTGTGGTGCTGGACGAGGCGACCGAGGGGCTGGCGCCCTTGATCCGCGACGAGATCTGGGCCTGCCTCGCCGCGCTGAAAGCCGAGGGCGAGGCGATCCTGATCGTCGACAAGAACGTCGATGCCCTGACCCGCCTCGCTGACCGCCACGTGGTGATCGAGAAGGGTCGCGTGGTCTGGACCGGCAGCAACGCCGAGATGGCGGCCTCGGATGCGGTGAAGGACCGCTATCTGCATGTCTGA